A genomic segment from Salvelinus alpinus chromosome 8, SLU_Salpinus.1, whole genome shotgun sequence encodes:
- the LOC139582570 gene encoding V-type proton ATPase subunit D-like — MSGKERIDVFPSRMAQTIMKARLKGAQTGRNLLKKKADALSMRFRQILRKIIETKTLMGEVMREAAFSLAEAKFAAGDFSTTVIQNVNKAKVKVRAKKDNVAGVTLPVFELYQEGGDSYELTGLARGGEQLSRLKRNYAKAVELLVELASLQTSFVTLDQAIKITNRRVNAIEHVIIPRIERTLSYIITELDEREREEFYRLKKIQEKKKQMRERTEKEIAIRLAKLGPIAEPSNMLTEETDEDLLFE; from the exons GGCTCAGACCATCATGAAGGCCCGTCTGAAGGGGGCCCAGACCGGCAGGAACCTACTGAAGAAGAAGGCTGATGCTCTCTCCATGCGCTTCCGTCAGATCCTCCGCAAGATCATTGAG ACAAAGACCTTGATGGGCGAAGTGATGAGGGAGGCGGCCTTCTCTTTAGCTGAGGCGAAATTTGCTGCTGGCGACTTCAG CACCACTGTCATCCAGAATGTTAACAAGGCCAAGGTGAAGGTTCGGGCGAAGAAAGACAACGTGGCAG GTGTCACTCTACCTGTGTTTGAGCTCTACCAAGAAGGAGGGGACA GTTATGAGCTGACTGGTCTGGCCAGGGGAGGAGAGCAGCTCTCCAGGCTGAAGAGGAACTATGCTAAAGCAGTGGAGCTGCTGGTGGAGTTGGCCTCCTTACAG ACTTCCTTCGTCACACTGGATCAAGCCATCAAGATCACCAACCGCCGTGTGAATGCCATCGAGCATG TAATCATCCCCCGTATTGAGCGGACCCTCAGTTACATCATCACAGAGCTGGATGAGAGGGAACGAGAAGAGTTCTACAG GCTGAAGAAGATCcaggagaagaagaagcagatGAGGGAGAGGACTGAGAAGGAGATCGCCATCCGTCTGGCCAAGCTGGGCCCCATCGCTGAGCCGTCCAACATGCTGACGGAGGAAACCGACGAGGACCTGCTGTTTGAGTGA